The Fusobacterium necrophorum subsp. necrophorum genome has a window encoding:
- a CDS encoding RES domain-containing protein, whose product MPAIVQVAEKINSLSQDELKRIIENIEKGDPQVFDEITQIIQKSSYRIVEKTLKIGDKFFRIRELNNINLKELSSINNCWAPPNPKQGRYNRNGCPILYVAKDEETCKKEIGITDDNTYMLIKYELKEEIQVYNQKICQDLRQLFSGETYRNNYTPLLADPKKAKLLEQIIDECLNHKDYNFSNFIINFLFPCTNRILGWEYVSRKNPLGVNLAFKNEEIQEFVLITDVKIIKKGKIYYNGFIDRDNIKYKKNLKYYVSYIKSILKPFKNIRHIRLPLLFLKWINQAPIKPK is encoded by the coding sequence ATGCCAGCTATTGTTCAAGTTGCGGAAAAAATAAATTCTCTGAGTCAAGATGAGCTAAAAAGAATCATCGAAAACATTGAAAAGGGTGATCCGCAAGTTTTTGATGAAATTACTCAGATTATTCAAAAATCTTCATACCGTATTGTTGAAAAAACATTAAAAATAGGAGATAAATTTTTTAGGATTAGAGAACTGAATAATATTAATTTGAAAGAATTATCCTCAATAAATAACTGTTGGGCTCCTCCTAACCCTAAACAAGGTCGCTACAACAGGAACGGCTGTCCTATTCTATACGTTGCTAAAGATGAAGAAACATGTAAAAAAGAAATAGGAATAACCGATGATAATACATATATGCTAATAAAATATGAATTAAAAGAAGAGATCCAAGTATATAATCAAAAAATTTGTCAAGATCTGCGTCAACTTTTTAGTGGAGAAACATACAGGAATAACTATACCCCATTATTGGCAGATCCCAAGAAAGCTAAATTATTAGAACAAATTATTGATGAATGTTTAAATCATAAAGATTATAATTTTTCCAACTTTATTATTAATTTTCTTTTTCCATGTACAAATAGAATATTAGGTTGGGAATATGTATCAAGAAAGAATCCATTAGGTGTAAACTTAGCTTTTAAAAATGAAGAAATACAAGAATTCGTATTGATAACGGATGTAAAAATTATTAAAAAAGGAAAAATTTATTATAACGGCTTTATCGATAGAGATAATATTAAGTATAAAAAAAATCTAAAGTATTATGTATCTTATATAAAATCCATTTTAAAGCCTTTCAAAAACATTAGACATATAAGATTACCTCTTTTGTTTTTGAAGTGGATAAATCAAGCTCCTATCAAGCCAAAATAA
- a CDS encoding helix-turn-helix domain-containing protein encodes MLNRNLLKSKLALKGFTIKELAEKMELNYPNFSLKIRGKVLFSPQEIQKIQEILELTNDEVVEIFIKN; translated from the coding sequence ATGTTAAATAGAAATCTTTTAAAGTCGAAATTGGCACTAAAAGGCTTTACCATAAAAGAATTAGCTGAGAAAATGGAGTTGAATTATCCAAATTTTTCACTTAAAATCAGAGGAAAAGTTCTTTTCAGCCCCCAAGAAATCCAAAAGATACAAGAAATTTTGGAGTTGACCAATGATGAAGTAGTAGAAATTTTCATTAAAAACTAG
- a CDS encoding transposase — protein sequence MHALVSLGGFTKKLTFRKLEYFHVNSIAKQWRFLVLDIVKNGNYSENIKKKALKSVRELYKKDVRLFFNVGSTELNSTAGIIKYLGRYLARAPIAEYKIVNFNDKEVTFFYQDLADNKNKKYRTMPIDEFVQQILIHLPPKNFKSISRFGFYARHLNSKLKKVILNFKKKKQFELSFYVKSSLETFDINPFICPFCKIKLKVKELFLTSLWSGYEIHKIYP from the coding sequence ATCCATGCGCTTGTTTCGCTGGGTGGGTTTACTAAAAAACTAACTTTTAGAAAATTGGAATATTTTCATGTTAATTCTATTGCTAAACAATGGCGTTTTTTAGTACTTGATATTGTAAAAAATGGAAACTACTCTGAAAACATTAAGAAAAAAGCGCTCAAATCAGTTAGAGAACTATACAAAAAAGATGTTCGCCTATTTTTTAATGTAGGATCTACAGAACTTAATTCAACTGCCGGAATCATAAAGTATCTTGGAAGATATCTTGCGCGAGCTCCAATTGCAGAATATAAAATTGTTAATTTTAACGATAAAGAAGTTACTTTTTTCTATCAAGATTTAGCTGATAATAAAAATAAAAAATATCGCACAATGCCTATTGATGAATTTGTTCAACAGATTCTTATTCATCTTCCACCTAAAAACTTTAAATCTATTTCTAGATTTGGGTTTTATGCTAGGCATTTAAATTCTAAACTAAAAAAAGTTATTCTTAATTTTAAAAAGAAAAAGCAATTTGAACTTTCTTTTTATGTGAAATCTTCTTTAGAAACTTTTGATATTAATCCTTTTATTTGTCCTTTTTGTAAGATAAAGCTAAAAGTAAAAGAATTATTTTTAACCTCCCTCTGGTCTGGGTATGAAATTCATAAAATATATCCTTAA
- a CDS encoding phage holin family protein — protein MIGLTKTYLAMIWTGWIAFLVWLIGGFDLLARVLLALMFLDFLTGLWVGYKQKNLNSKRAYKGFQKKFLILVLLCGASLMHKLAPGIGFRSLVGLFYCATEMLSIIENCGKCGVPIPRKLKKALEQLRNK, from the coding sequence ATGATTGGATTAACAAAAACGTATTTGGCAATGATTTGGACGGGGTGGATAGCCTTTCTCGTATGGCTGATAGGCGGGTTTGACCTGTTAGCTAGGGTCTTACTAGCCTTGATGTTCTTGGACTTTTTAACGGGCTTATGGGTGGGGTATAAGCAAAAGAATTTAAATTCTAAAAGAGCGTATAAAGGGTTTCAGAAAAAATTCTTGATTTTAGTTCTGCTTTGTGGAGCCTCTCTTATGCATAAGCTTGCCCCGGGCATTGGGTTTCGTAGCTTAGTAGGTTTATTCTACTGTGCTACAGAAATGCTTAGTATAATTGAGAATTGTGGGAAATGCGGAGTTCCTATTCCGAGAAAATTGAAAAAAGCCTTGGAACAACTCCGGAACAAATAG
- a CDS encoding N-acetylmuramoyl-L-alanine amidase, which translates to MKTVLIIGHNARDKGAYSPYLKMSEYDYWSEVVKGLDVPILRRNPNRGYGLEMREMLSRLEQLTYDVAIELHFNSAISNASGAEVLVYKGNKKTKMLAQNLLDRLVDKGHRNRGIIEVSHERERNGAYGICNSKGHYLLIEPFFGSNEKDCIPVEEMRKTLKKFIEEVEI; encoded by the coding sequence ATGAAAACAGTACTGATAATAGGACACAATGCGAGAGATAAAGGAGCATACTCCCCTTATCTCAAAATGTCGGAGTATGATTATTGGAGCGAGGTCGTGAAAGGATTAGATGTTCCGATTCTCCGGAGAAATCCAAATCGAGGCTATGGCTTGGAAATGAGAGAAATGCTTAGTAGATTAGAACAGTTAACCTATGATGTCGCTATTGAGTTGCACTTTAATAGTGCTATCTCGAACGCAAGCGGAGCGGAAGTTTTAGTCTATAAAGGCAACAAAAAAACTAAAATGTTGGCACAGAACTTGTTAGACAGACTAGTAGACAAAGGGCATAGAAATAGAGGAATTATAGAAGTTTCTCACGAACGGGAAAGAAACGGAGCTTACGGGATATGTAACAGCAAAGGGCACTATCTACTGATAGAGCCCTTTTTCGGTTCCAATGAAAAAGATTGTATTCCGGTTGAAGAAATGAGAAAAACATTGAAAAAATTTATTGAGGAGGTCGAAATATGA
- a CDS encoding transposase zinc-binding domain-containing protein — protein MIKEILLLTNLTHIFNFIKSFVAHEHLEFIKFSLDKFLLCRDISKGFVKYSCKKCGHFHTFPISCKSKLCPTCGFKYSSVWASNMQRDILNIPHRHVLFTIPEELRMFFCYDRTLLRKLAEAVNEIFKYQFHNINKKTQRKKKIPKSSPNYFTDTDIVHYGLVTIIHTFGRDLK, from the coding sequence ATGATTAAAGAAATATTACTCTTAACTAATCTAACACATATCTTCAATTTTATCAAGTCTTTTGTTGCGCATGAACATCTTGAATTTATCAAATTTTCTCTTGATAAATTTTTACTTTGTAGAGATATTAGCAAAGGTTTTGTTAAATATTCTTGTAAAAAATGCGGTCACTTTCATACTTTTCCTATCTCTTGCAAATCTAAACTCTGTCCTACTTGTGGTTTCAAATATTCTTCTGTTTGGGCTTCTAATATGCAAAGAGATATTCTTAATATCCCTCATAGGCATGTTCTTTTTACCATTCCTGAAGAATTAAGAATGTTTTTTTGTTATGATCGAACTTTACTTAGAAAACTCGCTGAAGCCGTTAATGAAATTTTTAAATATCAGTTTCACAATATTAATAAAAAAACTCAAAGAAAAAAGAAAATTCCTAAATCTTCTCCTAATTACTTTACTGATACTGATATTGTTCATTATGGGCTTGTCACAATTATTCATACCTTTGGTCGTGACCTCAAATGA
- the dinD gene encoding DNA damage-inducible protein D encodes MNLEIYNQKTFEDIKHINDDGIEFWYARELQEVLGYAKWGNFLKVIEKAKQSLQSSNIEELDHFADVGKIVKAGVSSKEINDMILSRYACYLIVQNGDPRKKMIALGQQYFAIQTRKQELTEKEFEELSEDERRLILRKDVTGFNKKLFAAAKDSGVNNFAQFNNAGYRGLYGGETAQDIGERKGLKEKEHILDHMGSTELAANLFRITQTEERLKKGDIQEQEEADSTHYKIGEKVRETMKEISGITPEQLPTPDKSIKQLEHEKKKLLKKK; translated from the coding sequence ATGAATCTAGAAATATATAATCAAAAAACTTTTGAAGATATTAAGCACATTAACGATGACGGAATAGAATTTTGGTATGCTAGAGAACTCCAAGAAGTTCTAGGGTATGCTAAATGGGGTAACTTTCTTAAAGTTATTGAGAAAGCCAAACAATCGCTACAATCCTCAAATATTGAGGAGTTAGACCATTTTGCTGATGTCGGCAAAATCGTAAAAGCTGGCGTTTCTTCTAAGGAAATTAACGATATGATATTATCCCGTTATGCATGCTATTTGATTGTACAAAATGGAGACCCAAGAAAAAAGATGATAGCATTGGGACAACAGTATTTTGCAATCCAAACAAGAAAACAAGAACTGACTGAAAAGGAATTTGAAGAACTGTCAGAAGATGAAAGACGTCTAATATTGCGAAAAGACGTTACCGGATTCAATAAAAAATTATTTGCTGCAGCCAAAGATTCCGGAGTAAATAATTTTGCCCAATTTAATAATGCAGGATATAGAGGATTATACGGAGGAGAAACGGCACAAGATATAGGAGAACGAAAAGGATTAAAAGAAAAAGAGCATATTTTAGATCATATGGGTTCCACAGAATTAGCAGCGAATTTATTCCGAATTACCCAAACGGAAGAAAGATTGAAAAAAGGAGACATTCAGGAGCAAGAAGAGGCAGATAGTACCCACTATAAAATTGGAGAAAAGGTTAGGGAAACTATGAAAGAAATTAGTGGAATTACTCCGGAGCAACTTCCTACTCCAGATAAAAGTATCAAGCAATTAGAGCATGAAAAAAAGAAACTACTTAAGAAAAAATAG
- a CDS encoding site-specific integrase: MKKDKITSLELLKQINYYRKQEAITQALDLRNITDCILYFTFYTGLRLGEVLAIKWDNIRGNILFVKEQYQKDVRVDEDGNRKTVYIFKYMLKTPSSVRDIPLPKKLMDLLENIPRINDLVFCDENGNPLERKRPDRRIKSICRELGIDDSRTFHSIRHTYATRLFEMDIPVKTVQSLLGHSDIQTTMNIYTHVMKEKKLEVLEKLDDM; the protein is encoded by the coding sequence ATGAAGAAAGATAAAATTACAAGCTTAGAATTGTTAAAACAGATTAACTATTATCGGAAGCAGGAAGCAATTACTCAAGCCCTAGACCTTAGAAACATAACAGACTGTATCCTATACTTTACATTCTACACAGGGCTAAGGCTTGGGGAAGTACTGGCGATTAAATGGGACAATATCCGGGGAAATATTTTATTTGTCAAAGAGCAGTATCAAAAAGATGTTCGGGTAGATGAGGATGGAAATAGAAAAACGGTTTATATTTTCAAGTATATGTTGAAAACACCTAGCAGCGTGAGAGATATTCCATTACCTAAAAAATTGATGGATCTATTGGAAAATATCCCAAGAATAAATGACTTGGTATTTTGTGATGAGAATGGAAATCCCCTTGAACGCAAAAGACCGGATAGAAGAATAAAAAGCATTTGCCGAGAATTAGGAATTGATGACAGTAGAACATTTCACAGTATCCGGCACACCTACGCAACAAGATTATTTGAAATGGATATTCCGGTAAAGACAGTTCAAAGCTTATTAGGACACAGTGATATTCAAACGACAATGAACATATATACCCATGTCATGAAAGAAAAAAAGTTAGAAGTTTTAGAAAAATTAGATGATATGTAA
- a CDS encoding putative phage tail protein codes for MKVSQKMDISILSKIARNELMEDFFKSLGIFYQTTEENIKGLRKKVFILEADEATLQKWENFMELEQRKDYSLRDRAERILYTLRSKGIFTPGFLKEQAKIFTGGGEIEITEDFAGYSFTITFKNVIGIPNNMENFRNMIELNKPAHLGYTIMFIYRTHKLLRRFTHGELRRYTHKELFDRNDILGGVGNE; via the coding sequence ATGAAGGTTAGTCAAAAAATGGATATTTCGATACTTTCTAAAATTGCAAGAAATGAGTTAATGGAAGATTTTTTTAAGTCTTTAGGGATATTTTATCAGACGACGGAAGAAAATATTAAGGGATTGCGAAAAAAGGTATTTATCTTAGAAGCAGATGAAGCAACTTTACAAAAATGGGAAAATTTCATGGAGCTGGAACAAAGAAAAGACTATTCTTTGAGAGATAGGGCAGAAAGAATTCTATATACTCTACGAAGCAAAGGGATTTTCACTCCCGGATTTTTGAAAGAACAGGCGAAAATATTCACAGGTGGAGGAGAAATTGAAATTACGGAAGACTTTGCTGGGTATAGTTTCACAATAACATTTAAAAATGTTATTGGGATTCCAAACAACATGGAAAATTTCAGGAATATGATAGAGCTAAACAAACCTGCGCATTTGGGGTATACGATTATGTTTATCTACCGCACTCACAAACTTTTAAGACGATTCACACATGGCGAATTAAGAAGATACACGCATAAAGAATTATTCGACAGAAACGATATACTAGGGGGGGTTGGTAATGAGTAG
- a CDS encoding DUF2977 domain-containing protein: MKIIKIVIDENKRIKGYCDVGELPGSIEIEVEDDFQFNKSLDDYIYQDEKLVYSPNLEKIKKKINEKWKNERQEKIDADLEYKGSIFQMREDVDVKNFEQRGLQIALGQKKLTDKEEWRLKDNTFKEFTYKELLEIVGLWGERKKKIWIDLKRMWKELEKANSIEEIEKIAWSEGI, from the coding sequence ATGAAGATAATAAAAATTGTAATAGATGAAAACAAACGAATAAAAGGATACTGCGATGTCGGAGAGTTACCAGGTTCTATTGAAATTGAAGTAGAAGACGATTTTCAATTTAATAAAAGTTTAGATGACTATATCTATCAAGATGAAAAACTAGTTTATTCTCCAAACTTAGAGAAGATAAAAAAGAAAATAAACGAAAAATGGAAAAATGAAAGACAAGAAAAAATTGACGCAGATTTAGAATACAAAGGCTCTATTTTTCAAATGAGAGAAGACGTTGACGTAAAGAATTTTGAACAGAGAGGGCTTCAAATTGCACTCGGTCAAAAGAAATTAACAGATAAGGAAGAGTGGCGATTAAAAGATAACACTTTCAAAGAATTTACATATAAAGAATTACTAGAAATAGTAGGACTTTGGGGAGAAAGAAAAAAGAAAATATGGATAGACTTGAAAAGAATGTGGAAAGAATTAGAAAAAGCAAACTCTATAGAAGAAATAGAGAAAATTGCTTGGAGCGAGGGGATATAA
- a CDS encoding IS91 family transposase, with product MLKDLFLTSNLPHILQNIQPFFSPAHFLHLIKSFNAFLLCADYQKAFVSFACPQCGLTHKFPITCKTRLCPTCGYKYSKVWAQKITNELLNVPHRHLLFTIPKECRPFFCLDRSLLHKLTLGIKQIFDYQFQNTHKKRKRKKKIGKYSKNYFTESDIVHYGLITVIHTFGRDLKWNPHVHALISLGGFNKRFVWKKLDYFHVDVIANQWKFIVLQLIQSGNYQDPIWKEKAKQVANKLYKENARLFFSVGRQEVNSAEGLLKYLGRYLARAPIADYKIVNVTEKEVTFFFHDLANHKKKTYITMSREKFIQQVLIHLPPKHFKMISRFGFYARRKSDTLKIHMAFLQKKKKKNPFSFYVNSMLENFQIHPFLCPNCHIPMRKKELYITVRWYGRKIHISYLSKT from the coding sequence ATGTTAAAAGACCTATTCCTTACCTCTAATTTACCACATATTTTACAAAATATCCAACCTTTTTTTTCTCCTGCGCATTTTCTCCACCTCATAAAATCTTTCAATGCTTTTTTACTTTGTGCTGATTATCAAAAAGCTTTCGTCTCTTTTGCTTGTCCTCAATGTGGGCTTACTCATAAATTCCCAATTACTTGTAAAACTAGACTTTGTCCTACCTGTGGATATAAATATTCTAAAGTCTGGGCACAAAAAATAACAAATGAACTTCTAAATGTTCCTCATAGACATCTACTCTTCACAATTCCTAAGGAATGTAGACCTTTTTTTTGCTTAGATCGTTCTTTACTACACAAACTTACTTTAGGAATCAAACAAATCTTTGATTATCAGTTTCAGAATACTCATAAAAAACGAAAAAGAAAAAAGAAAATTGGGAAATATTCCAAAAACTATTTTACAGAATCTGATATTGTACACTATGGACTCATAACTGTAATTCATACCTTTGGCAGAGACTTAAAATGGAATCCTCATGTGCATGCACTCATTTCTTTGGGAGGATTTAATAAACGTTTTGTATGGAAAAAATTAGACTATTTTCATGTAGATGTCATTGCGAATCAATGGAAATTTATCGTCTTACAACTCATTCAATCCGGAAATTATCAAGATCCCATCTGGAAAGAAAAAGCAAAACAAGTAGCCAATAAACTCTACAAAGAAAATGCACGACTTTTTTTCTCGGTGGGAAGACAAGAAGTCAATTCTGCGGAAGGACTCTTGAAATATCTAGGTAGATATCTTGCGCGTGCTCCGATCGCTGATTACAAAATCGTGAATGTTACAGAAAAAGAAGTAACTTTCTTTTTTCATGATTTGGCAAATCACAAAAAAAAAACATATATCACCATGTCTCGAGAAAAATTTATTCAACAAGTATTGATTCATCTTCCCCCAAAACATTTTAAAATGATTTCTCGTTTTGGTTTTTATGCGCGTAGAAAATCAGATACTTTAAAAATACATATGGCATTCTTACAAAAAAAGAAAAAGAAGAATCCTTTTTCCTTTTATGTCAACTCCATGCTAGAAAATTTTCAAATACATCCTTTCCTATGCCCAAATTGCCATATCCCCATGAGGAAAAAAGAACTTTACATCACGGTACGCTGGTATGGAAGAAAAATTCACATCTCATATCTTTCCAAAACCTAA
- a CDS encoding helix-turn-helix transcriptional regulator, whose translation MSKFGNRLKAIRKDLGLTQKELSEKVNKSLSSIQKYEAGEVSIPIEVISLLSEKLNVPSSKLIDETENKYYQYDNIKNFLNFMGFTFDEIGVYLGSGQNSNFPEMDSLDFSPNFVIKNSFLEVMIDLEQLDNLKEQIESFLLFSLWKLEKDGNVLNIDAHILDREELYFSDDFINTVKEKLGFYGDDHIRPLSKLEKRVWEIYKETQNSKK comes from the coding sequence ATGTCAAAATTTGGGAATAGATTAAAAGCTATTAGAAAAGACTTAGGTCTAACACAAAAAGAATTATCTGAAAAAGTAAATAAGTCCCTTTCCAGTATTCAAAAATATGAGGCTGGAGAGGTAAGCATTCCCATTGAAGTTATATCTTTGTTATCTGAAAAATTGAATGTGCCTAGCTCTAAATTGATTGATGAAACTGAAAATAAATACTATCAATATGACAATATAAAAAATTTTTTGAATTTCATGGGTTTTACTTTTGATGAAATAGGTGTTTACTTAGGTAGTGGGCAAAACTCAAATTTTCCTGAAATGGATAGTTTAGATTTTAGCCCTAATTTTGTCATAAAAAATTCTTTCCTTGAAGTGATGATTGATTTAGAACAATTAGATAATTTGAAAGAACAAATTGAAAGTTTTCTTTTATTCTCATTATGGAAATTAGAAAAAGATGGAAATGTATTAAATATAGACGCTCATATATTAGATCGTGAAGAACTTTATTTTTCAGACGATTTTATAAATACCGTTAAAGAAAAATTAGGTTTTTATGGAGATGATCATATTAGACCTCTTTCCAAATTAGAAAAAAGAGTGTGGGAAATCTACAAAGAAACTCAAAACTCCAAGAAATAA